In the Mesorhizobium sp. WSM2240 genome, AAGGCAGGAGGCGGCTATGACGGAGAGGGCGCCGGCGCTCACCACCAGACGAGGGTCGCGCCGCCTCCCCATTGGCTTCTCCACAAACCGCCAAGATAGCCAGGAAAGCAGGAGAGAGACTGCGATCAGCGCGGCGGCTTCGGTATGGCTCGGCACGTCCCCATTCTTGTAGTGCCGGAAGAATACAAGCACCGGCCAATGCCATAGGTAGAGAGAGTAGGATAAAAGGCCGATAAAGACCGCAGGCTTTAACGAGAGCATCCTTGCGACTGCGGTGTGGCCGGATTTCGGCCAGATGACCAGAGCGGCACCTGCGCATGGATACAATGCCGCAAAGCCGGGAAACGGGTCGGCCGCCGAAATGGTGAGCATGCCCAGCAGGATTGCCCCTAAACCGGCCGTTGCAGCTCCTTCGGCAAGGATCCGATTTTTCAGCGGAGGAAGGAACACCATGAGCGCGCCGATCGCCAGCTCCCAAGAACGGGAAGGCAGCATGTAGAAAGCCACGTCCGGCTCCGTTCTGACCGCGTATTCCGCGTAGGCGAGACTGACGCTGATCATGGCGACCAGCAGAGCGCCAATCGCCTTTGTCGACTTTCGCGATAAGTAGGCGGCCTTTGCCAGCAATAGCGGCCAGACGAGATAAAACTGCTCCTCGACCGCAAGAGACCACATGTGGAGCAGAGGCAGCATGTCGGCCGCCTGATCGAAGTAGCCGGTATTATTCAGGAAATAGAAGTTCGCAATGCCGAGCGCCGAGTAGGCGGCTTGTTCGCCAAGCGCTTCATAGTCGCCGGGTATGAGAATGAAATAGCCGGCAACGATCGAAGCGATCAGCACAACGAGGAACGCTGGCAATATCCGACGCACGCGCCTGTCGTAGAAGCTAAGAAGCGAAAAGCTACCGCTCTTGATGTCTCTGTAAAGAAGCGAAGTGATCAGGTAACCAGAAATGACGAAGAAGACATCCACGCCCAGAAAGCCGCCCGGCAAAGCGCTGAATCCGTAGTGGTAAAGAACGACGGCAAGCACTGAAATGGCGCGAAGACCGTCAATGTCCGCGCGGTAATCGTCCCGTCTGGCAGTCAGCAAAGTTCGCGCCCCAACTGGCTTTCACCACGCTCATCTGGCGCAATCGAATGCGCCCAAAGCAGCGGCCACACTCCACTGACGATGATCTGCGCGTTCTCGCCTAACAGGACGGCGCAAAACCGCTTTTCGTCCGCCGACACGACCTCCCAGTAGCGAGCAAACCGGTCGGGACCGATCACCTTAACCAGACCTCCCGGAGACCATTCCTCCGGCGAATCCTCGACGTGCTTGACGTGAACGCATGTAAAGTGTGTCATTAGTGAGAAGCCCCCGGCATTAGGAGGGCGCACACAACCAGACCGAGCGCAGACGCGCAATCCACATCGAAAGCATCCGGCGAACACCGTAGGTATCTTACCGGAAAAGGTTGGGCGGCTCGGGGTTTACAAGACCGTCGAGCGAACAGTTCTTCCTGTGACGTGGTTCCCTGAACCGGCTTCCGCCGCGCCCGGCGCTCCTCTCGCACAAGCTTTCTGAAAATTCAACGCTGACCACGCTGCTGGCGTGCCCACCTCACCGCCTCTGCCCGGGTCGGCTGAGTAGGCGGCCGATCAGGCGGTCAACTGCGACTATGACGGCAATCATCACCAGCGCGCCCAGCCAAAAGCCAACATCTATGTAGGTGACCACTGGCATGCTCCTGAAGAAGCGCCCCCCATGCGCCGGGGGCACCTCTCGCACGCCCGCTCCTTAAATTCAACGCTGAATGGAACAGCAATGACCGTGCTCGCTTTGCAGCGGCGGCTGATCGCGCTTCGTCAACCGCGCAATTGGCGGCGAGCGTGGCCAGACCCCTTTGCGCTCGCGTTGCATCTGCTTCCGGCTCCGATTGCTTTCTGTGCCGACTGAACGGCCGTTCGCTCCGCGACACCCATCACTGCGCCGACGAACTGCGCAAGTGGCTTAACCGCTAACCAGAGGAAACCCTGACATGGACAAGACCGTGCCTGCCGGAGCGGCGCTGCTGCTCGACTTCATCTATCGGACAGAGACGAAGAAGCGGGCGCCGGAATGCTATGAGGTCATTTTCGACAACCGTCGACGTTGCGGGGGCTGATCGAGGAGCTGGGCCTGCGCGGCTCGAAGAAGCTCGACGCCGATCTGCAGGACCGGCTCGGCTATCACCTGCTGAAGCGTCGTGGCTATGAGGGCTTCATGGCGGGCACGATCAGCCGAACCGAGTTTGGCAAGCGCCTGGCGCAGGAGTGGGCGTCGTTTCCGGTGCTCGCCAATACCAAGGGCGCGCACCGCAGCGTGAAACGCGGCCAGAGCTATTATGCTGGCGACGGGCTGAACAAGAGCCTGACGGCTCCAGAGACGGTGGAGGCAGTCCTTGACCGGGTGAAGGCGGCCGACAACTCGATTGCCGTGCGCGAAGAGCCCGTCATCGTCGAGAAGCCGGTGGTCAAGGATCCGGAAGAGCTCGACAAGCCGCTCACCGGGTCCAAGACGATCTGGACATACATCACGGTCATCTTCACCGCGATCGCGTCGATCTTCGAGCGGCTCAACTTCATCGATCTCGACTGGCGGGTGCAGATTTTCATGCTGGCGGTGGTTGTCGGCCTCGCTGGCTACGGCATTTATCCCCGCCGCCGCATCGCCCGCGTGTATCGCGAGCTGAAGGCCGAGTTCGGAGGCGCATGATGGGCAATCAGGTGATGCAACCGCTCGTGCTTCTGTTCCTGGCCGGCGTATACGCCTTCGGCGTCCTCAGCGGCGCACTGGTCGCATGGGCGGTGTTTTAGATGTTCGGCCTCAACTGGATCTCGGCAGCAGCTGGTGCTGCCCTTGCAGCCGCGGTGACCTTCGGCGCCATGACGGCCTGGACGCAGATGGTGACTGTTCCCGCCGAACGGGCCGATGCGGCGGCCGAAAAGCGCACGCAACAAGCCCGTGGGGGCGGTCATAGTTACTCCCGGAACCGGACGCCGAGCCCGCCGCTCGAGACTTGGCCGTGATCAAGAAGTTCAACGCCGGCCGCACGAAGGGCCGACCGGATCGCGTCCAT is a window encoding:
- a CDS encoding acyltransferase family protein, with amino-acid sequence MLTARRDDYRADIDGLRAISVLAVVLYHYGFSALPGGFLGVDVFFVISGYLITSLLYRDIKSGSFSLLSFYDRRVRRILPAFLVVLIASIVAGYFILIPGDYEALGEQAAYSALGIANFYFLNNTGYFDQAADMLPLLHMWSLAVEEQFYLVWPLLLAKAAYLSRKSTKAIGALLVAMISVSLAYAEYAVRTEPDVAFYMLPSRSWELAIGALMVFLPPLKNRILAEGAATAGLGAILLGMLTISAADPFPGFAALYPCAGAALVIWPKSGHTAVARMLSLKPAVFIGLLSYSLYLWHWPVLVFFRHYKNGDVPSHTEAAALIAVSLLLSWLSWRFVEKPMGRRRDPRLVVSAGALSVIAASCLGATIVIAEGFVSRLPANAHALSSFQEMWKWTCPQNIHIEGLEGNLYCVVGATWETAERKALVWGDSNAVHLAPLLDVVGKENGIAMAIWHACPPFIDNQLVRRVYSKHPDYSEKCSRSRREALDWIRREQPDIVAMSASWAGVSGTLYSSDPTVRSSPLGLQLMKSGLKKTIGEIDASRHELILLADIPYFKRDPNPCAVTKVSGLLREGCRDKDLFMTAADMYSRHAATNRVLRMAAEETGARFLPINVNMCRGGRCVSEVDGEFLYRDRNHILLNLSDHTRRKLIQIMGLDEVGRQPPISSERRTHAARFAPSAP